Genomic segment of Bdellovibrio bacteriovorus:
TTTATTATTGCCACCGTTAGAGTCCGATGCTGCCGTAGCAGAACTGGCTGCAGGCTTTGACTCTTTCGGAGCTGGTTGAGAAGCCACAACTTTCAACGCGGGCTTTTCCACAACCGGCGCAGGCGCCGAAGCTGTAGCGACAGGAGCTGGTGCCGCCTTTTTTTGTTCTGCTTCTTTAGCTTCAAATTCAGCGCGGTCTTCAGGGGACAATTGTCCAAGAAGCTCTGCAAGTAATTCGTGATTAGTGCAATCATCTTCAGGAGCGGCTTCCGCAACTGGAGCGGCCGCTGCAAAGAAATCATCTGGAGCAGCTTCTTTCACTTCATCATGAGCCGGAGCGGCGGCTTCTTTGCTATGCGAAGATTGTTTGCCAGAAAGTTCTTCGGTGATTTGAATCAACTGAGCTTTCAGTTCAGCCGGATCCCACGCGCCTGTTTTTCCTTGCTGTAAAAAGGCAATGCGGTTTTTCAATTCGTCACCAGATGTTAATAGAAGCGAAATTACATTGGAGTTCACTAGCTCTGGACGCGAACGCAAAAGATCTAAAAGGTCTTCCATCACGTGCGCGAACTTAGAAAGATCCGTCAACCCTACTGCCGCAGCACCACCCTTCACCGAGTGCGCCACACGGAAGATGTCCGTAAGGTCTTTTGCAGGATCTTGACTGTTTTCCAGCCTCATCATGTATTCTTCGTATTGCTCAAGCATGAACGCAGATTCGTTCAAAAAATCCATCTGCAGTTCTTCAAAAAAGGAATTATCACCGCTCATGTGCGCTCCATTATCATATAAAAATCACAAGGAATTATCGGACGATAGAGGGTTCTTCTGTTTCCGTCGTTAGTCCAGAATGAGACAAAATAAAATGGGGGACGAAGTTCCTCACATTCACCCGACCATTGTCTCAGATTGAGTGGTCCAAAATGTGACTTTGTTAACTTTTTTACTTAATTAGGTCCAGCAACAAAATCTCTTAAAGTTCAAAGCCATTTTTCTCGAAGAGTTGTTTGAGTGATTTTATTTCTACTACTTGAAAGGCAATTACAATGAGCGATGTATCTATGAAAGCAAAACCCGGCCAATATCTAACTTTCCAATTGATGGCTGAACAATATGGCGTGGCTATCGAAACAGTGCGTGAAATCAATCAGTTTGGTGAAATCACTCCTGTTCCTCGTACACCAGACTATGTAAAAGGCGTGATGAACCTTCGTGGTAAAATCATTCCTGTAGTAAATCTTCGTGTGAAGTTTGGTATGTCTGCACAAGACACTACACGCGACACTTGCATCATCGTGATCGACACTGAAATCGGTCAAGTGGGCATGATCGTAGACTCTGTTAAAGAGGTTGTAGATCTTCAAGAAAACCAAATCGAGCCTTCTCCAGTGCTTGGCAACGAAAATGCAATGTCTTTCGTTCGCGGTATGGGTAAGGTTGATAACAAAGTTGTTATCCTTGTGGATATCGTTTCTGCATTCTCATCAGAGCAAATGGGCACAATGGCTCAATACTCTCACTCAGAAGCTGCTTAATAGATACTTTAAAAGTAGATCTAAAAGAAAACCCGCAGGAAACTGCGGGTTTTTTATTTTGAAATGAGCGGGCTCGCATTTGTGTTAAGTTATCAACACAAACTTAAAAAACTACCAAGCCTGGCTTTTTTGAAAGAAACCGCCTGCTGCTTCAACGATTGCGCCGGCATCCACTTTGTGTTTGCGGTACAAATCCATCGCCGTGTAGGCACTTTGTCCGAACTCTCCGTGCACACCTAAGCTTTTCACTTTCAACGTAGCCACATCGGCTTGCAACAATGCATGCGTCAGCATTTGTCCGAAGCCACCAATCACTTGGTGATCTTCCACCGTAATCAATTGACTTTGCGTTTTCTCTAAAGAAGCTTTGAAAGTCGCGACATCAATGTGATTTACACAAGCTGAATTGACAACAATCGCACCCACGCCTTTAGCTTCAAGGTCCTGCGCCGCTTTCAAAGCTTGCGGCACCAATGAACCCGTCGTTGCAATCGTTACGCATTTGCCGTTCTTACCAGACGTTGTATCGATAAGAATTT
This window contains:
- a CDS encoding chemotaxis protein CheW; this encodes MSDVSMKAKPGQYLTFQLMAEQYGVAIETVREINQFGEITPVPRTPDYVKGVMNLRGKIIPVVNLRVKFGMSAQDTTRDTCIIVIDTEIGQVGMIVDSVKEVVDLQENQIEPSPVLGNENAMSFVRGMGKVDNKVVILVDIVSAFSSEQMGTMAQYSHSEAA